The following nucleotide sequence is from Sphingomonas swuensis.
TCGCGATCGATGATCAGCAGCCGCCCGTGGAAGGCACCCGCACCGAGCACGAAGTCGCGCGCGACCTCGCCCGAGTGGGTGAAGAGCGACAGCGCAAGGCTGCCCTTGCCGCGATTGGCGAGGCGGATCGCGTCGGCCAGGTCCGCATAAGGCATGAGCGTCGCGACCGGACCGAACGGCTCGACGTCGTGCGCCGCGGCGCACGCCCAGGGATCGTCGGCGCAGAGCAGCACGGGCACCATGAAGGCCCCGCCCTCCGGGCCGGTCGCGGCGGCGGGATCGCCCGACGCGATCCGTGCCCCGTCGGCGGTGATCGCGGCGACCGCCTCGCGCACGCTCTCGCGCTGCGTCCGACTGACGAGTGCGCCCATCCGCGTCCCTTGCTCGCGCGGGTCGCCGACCGTCATCGCGGCGAGACGCTCCGAGATCGCCTGCTCGGCCGCGCCGAGCAGCGCTGCCGGGACCAGTGCCCGGCGGATGGCGGTGCACTTCTGCCCCGCCTTGACCGTCATCTCGTTGACGACCTCGGCGACGAACAGGTCGAACTCGGGCGAGCCGGGTGTCGCATCGGGGCCGAGAACCGAGGCGTTGAGGCTGTCCTGCTCGGCGATGAACTTGACGCTTTCGCGCTGGATGACCGGGTGGGTGCGGAGCTTGAGCGCGGTTTGGGCCGAACCGGTGAAGCTGACCACGTCCTGGCCGCCAAGGTGATCGAACAGGTCGCCGACCCCGCCGACCACCAGCTGCACCGCGCCGGGCGGAAGCACCCCCGCTTCGATCATCACCCGGAAGGCCGCCTCGGCAAGCCAGGCCGTGGCGCTGGCCGGCTTGACGATGGCCGGAACGCCCGCGAGCAGCGTGGGAGCGAGCTTTTCAAGCATGCCCCAGACCGGGAAGTTGAAGGCGTTGATGTGCAGCGCGACACCCTGCAGCGACGTAAAGACGTGCTGGCCCTGGAACAGGCCTGACTTGCTCAGCGGCTCGAGCTGCCCGTCGAGCAGGACGTGCGAATCGGGCAGTTCGCGCCGCCCCTTGGAGGAGAAGGAGAGGAGGGTGCCCGCGCCGCCCTCGATGTCGATCCAGCCGTCCTTGCGGGTCGCGCCGGTGGCATAGTTGAGCTCGTACAGCTCTTCCTTGCGCGCCATGATCGCGAGGCCGAGCGCCTTCAGCATGCGGGCCCGCTGGTGGAAGGTCATCGCGCGCAATGCCGGGCCGCCGACCTCGCGGGCGAAACGGGCCAT
It contains:
- the paaZ gene encoding phenylacetic acid degradation bifunctional protein PaaZ, translated to MKTNQLLNFARGEWIPGDAASLTELPSAIDGSPVALTGSGGLDFGGMARFAREVGGPALRAMTFHQRARMLKALGLAIMARKEELYELNYATGATRKDGWIDIEGGAGTLLSFSSKGRRELPDSHVLLDGQLEPLSKSGLFQGQHVFTSLQGVALHINAFNFPVWGMLEKLAPTLLAGVPAIVKPASATAWLAEAAFRVMIEAGVLPPGAVQLVVGGVGDLFDHLGGQDVVSFTGSAQTALKLRTHPVIQRESVKFIAEQDSLNASVLGPDATPGSPEFDLFVAEVVNEMTVKAGQKCTAIRRALVPAALLGAAEQAISERLAAMTVGDPREQGTRMGALVSRTQRESVREAVAAITADGARIASGDPAAATGPEGGAFMVPVLLCADDPWACAAAHDVEPFGPVATLMPYADLADAIRLANRGKGSLALSLFTHSGEVARDFVLGAGAFHGRLLIIDRDNAKDSTGHGSPLPVLVHGGPGRAGGGEEMGGVRGVTHYMQRTALQGSPAMFAAITSQYIPGGPKNVIDAHPFRKRMSELHIGDTLRTASRMVSVEDIEHFAHFTGDTFYAHMDEEAAKASPIFEGRVAHGYLILSFAAGLFVDPAPGPVLANTGLENLRFLTPLYPGDAMRVELTVRSKSLKSEETGVVRWAVEIFNQKDELVATYDLLTENVP